GAGGTGTTTAAAGTTAAACAAGATATATATAGGTTTGGTGTGCTAAAGAAGATATGTACTCAGAGGAACAACATATTTTTTAGgggttttttaactttaatcttttaagaaaattgaaatttaaaataaacctggtgttagattacatattgattataatcccttgatgtatccttaattcaaaataattaatgtgcattttacttaatgtctcccattaaatatttaaatttattaatatacaaattttaatttattttttgaccaaaaaagagttttttaatttattaattttatttaacattgtTCAAACTTGAAAGATGCAATTAATGGACCtgaatgttagtaccgaaatgtattatattgaattaatgtatttaAACGTGTGTACCGAattgtatgtaccgaaatatatgcaccgaaatgtaatAGTAAATTAATGTACTTAAATGTGTGTACCGAactgtatgcaccgaaatggtagtattgaaatgtattatattgaattaatgtatctAAATGTTTGTAtagaaatgtatgtaccgaaatgtgtgtacctaaatgtatgcactgaaatgtattataacggatttaatatacctaaatgaagaagacaaaatacatcgaaatatattgtataacaaaagttaatttatctaaatgtttacaacaaaatatattgtgataaatgaaatgaaaataaaaattataatgaaataaaattaatacattaaaaattaggaagaaaaagagaaataattaaaaaatcaaaatataattaataaatgaggttattaatgtatcaaggcactaaaattagattttgatcttactcatggttttaatttaaaagtcatctttgccaattattaaaatgaagttttctatatttttttatttcactaaatatatatattgccgTGCACAGGGATCGGCCCTAACTAATACAGTATCCGTAGGTACGTAGTGATATCGGTCGACCGTCATGCAATTCAGCAATTTGTTACACCCAGAGCCTTATGTGAGCTATGCTCGGTACCGTTTCCAGGTCGCCTGTTTTTAACTTGcattttgttgtttcttttgGATCGCAACCAGTTCTGTTTTTGCCAGATTCATTGAAGCAGAGAACCACTTGGGCCAAATATATTAATGGTTTACTTCCGTTCGTGCTGTTCTTCTGGTTTTGTTGATAGCATCTGATATCGACGGAATGTCCGCCGGCCGGTTTCGGACTTAATGGCCTTTGTGATCTGATCGATGGAGTACAATTTGTACAATGACATCTTGGGCTGAAGTGGTTGGGGTGCAATATTAGCCTTCTGCAGGGTCTGAGCTATATCAAAATCATGATACACCGCTAGGGTCTTCCGGAAGTACTCGGTCTTCGGGAACACATTGTCGGAGCACTTTCCGTGCTTATCATACTCTCGTTGCCAGAATTCGACATGATTCCCGTTTCTCCAAGCCCACCACGAACTGAGTAGCTCCTTTTTCAGTGCATCATCCATCtacatatattatttaattaaaacataaGAAGAAAACTAGTTGAGAATACACGTACATACACGGTACACATGCAgggagatatatatatacacacatatacatatatatacatatatacatacacacacgtaAGGACACACATTCATATTAACTATTGAGAGTTAATTTGTGAATAATTACCCCATTCACATTAAAGGCATCCCCTTTGCAGTCAAGGGATGAAGAGGATGATTTATTCGCAGAGACCATGAATAGTGAACTGAAGATGAGATGGTTGCATGATGTGGCATTTATTCACCCCCCCTGAAGCTTGACATTCAGCAGCTAGCCAGAACTGAACATGCATAAAGTATTGGAATGGTGTGTAAGCGGATGACACTGTgacaaacaagaagaaaaatatgacTTGCACTAACTTTGACTCCATTTCTAATTCTACCTGATGTTTTGAAGACGAAGTTGCATGCATTTATAGTACCTATggggtggaggtggaggtggtgaAGGGGTTAAAATGAAACGAACGAAACAGATGCGAAATTGTGAAAAACTTAAGTAACATTCCTACTCCCACTACAAATGAAAATCAATACAAGTCTGCAATTCAGTATATAACTTGTTACATATCACTATCATGTTTTCAATTGATAGGCAAAAGAAACTGCATGCATGTGTAGACATGCTGTGAGAATTTTGTATCCAACACAGATTATTGTTTTGTTTCCATTTC
This window of the Malus domestica chromosome 03, GDT2T_hap1 genome carries:
- the LOC139194603 gene encoding ribonuclease T2-like, which gives rise to MDDALKKELLSSWWAWRNGNHVEFWQREYDKHGKCSDNVFPKTEYFRKTLAVYHDFDIAQTLQKANIAPQPLQPKMSLYKLYSIDQITKAIKSETGRRTFRRYQMLSTKPEEQHERK